From one Catellatospora sp. IY07-71 genomic stretch:
- a CDS encoding RICIN domain-containing protein, with the protein MPRSSPPTGVPGRGRSPWRRLLSGGVVLAATAATVLAVGMSTAEAATPADGGVYTLSSASSGKCVNVAGASADNGALLQQIACNSALTEQQFRAAAQSGGYNLVNVRSGRCVDVPNSSTTSGTQLQQWGCGDGTKTNQQWVFTPSSAAAGKYLIRSVATNLCLSNKDGSTSGGNPIVQETCSDIARLQWAFNAVGTAPSPSPTSGRTWSNTADGFAAGTTGGAGGTTVTVTNQADLVRYAAASEAYVIRVNATITVTPYGMEIPVKSNKTIIGVGKNGRIKNGGFFLGAGTRNVVIRNLTIGDTLMAADDPDDKDYDYDGIQMDTADHIWIDHNTISRTNDGLIDSRKDTSYLTVSWNNLGNTNKAFGIGWTENVTARMTVHHNWIHDTNQRNPSTDNVAYAHLYNNYLQNIASYGNLSRGATKMVLENSYFENVANPYYPDTSAAQLRESGSIRVNCTGKASTNGSAFTPGSFYSYTLDPAANVPALLRTYTGPQADIGN; encoded by the coding sequence ATGCCCAGATCATCCCCGCCGACCGGCGTGCCCGGGCGGGGCCGCTCCCCGTGGCGCCGCCTGCTCTCCGGCGGTGTCGTGCTCGCGGCCACGGCGGCCACCGTCCTGGCCGTCGGCATGTCCACCGCCGAAGCGGCGACCCCGGCCGACGGCGGCGTCTACACCCTGTCCTCGGCCTCCAGCGGCAAGTGCGTGAACGTGGCCGGCGCCTCGGCCGACAACGGCGCGCTGCTGCAGCAGATCGCCTGCAACAGCGCCCTCACCGAGCAGCAGTTCCGCGCCGCCGCCCAGTCCGGCGGCTACAACCTGGTCAACGTCAGGAGCGGCCGCTGCGTCGACGTGCCGAACAGCTCCACCACCTCCGGCACCCAGCTGCAGCAGTGGGGCTGCGGCGACGGCACCAAGACCAACCAGCAGTGGGTCTTCACCCCGTCGTCGGCGGCCGCCGGCAAGTACCTGATCCGCAGCGTCGCCACCAACCTCTGCCTCAGCAACAAGGACGGCTCCACGTCGGGCGGCAACCCGATCGTCCAGGAGACCTGCTCCGACATCGCCCGTCTGCAGTGGGCGTTCAACGCCGTCGGCACCGCCCCGTCCCCCTCCCCGACGTCGGGCCGGACCTGGTCCAACACCGCCGACGGGTTCGCCGCGGGCACCACCGGCGGCGCGGGCGGCACCACCGTCACCGTCACCAACCAGGCCGACCTGGTCCGCTACGCCGCCGCGAGCGAGGCGTACGTCATCCGGGTCAACGCCACGATCACGGTGACGCCGTACGGCATGGAGATCCCGGTCAAGTCGAACAAGACGATCATCGGCGTGGGGAAGAACGGCCGGATCAAGAACGGCGGCTTCTTCCTCGGCGCGGGCACCCGCAACGTCGTCATCCGCAACCTCACCATCGGCGACACGCTGATGGCCGCGGACGACCCCGACGACAAGGACTACGACTACGACGGCATCCAGATGGACACGGCCGACCACATCTGGATCGACCACAACACCATCAGCCGCACTAACGACGGCCTGATCGACAGCCGCAAGGACACCTCGTACCTGACCGTGTCCTGGAACAACCTCGGCAACACCAACAAGGCGTTCGGCATCGGCTGGACCGAGAACGTAACCGCGCGGATGACGGTCCACCACAACTGGATCCACGACACCAACCAGCGCAACCCCAGCACCGACAACGTGGCGTACGCCCACCTGTACAACAACTACCTGCAGAACATCGCGTCGTACGGCAACCTGTCGCGCGGCGCGACGAAGATGGTGCTGGAGAACAGCTACTTCGAGAACGTGGCCAACCCGTACTACCCGGACACCAGCGCCGCGCAGCTGCGGGAGTCGGGCAGCATCCGGG